One genomic window of uncultured delta proteobacterium includes the following:
- the hisD gene encoding Histidinol dehydrogenase, with amino-acid sequence MSEKPCATYSFAAAAQAAELIARLASRTAADGEDTARTEAAVRDILRNVRDNGLPAVVEYTRKYDCPTFTPGMFAIPPELLREAAQSIPASDRDIIREAARRIRTFHEAQKEKNWFMTDPYGALLGQVLTPLDRVGLYVPGGRGGETPLISSLLMNAIPAQVAGVDEIAVVSPPGPDGSVSSYILAAAYELGIAEVYACGSAWAVAALAYGADSLAPVDLVAGPGNIWVTTAKKLLLGKIGIDMLAGPSEICVIADSTAHPAWVAADMLSQAEHDPLASAVCITTDPAMAEAVQAELARQMETLPRADIAAKSLAGWGALVVVPDLATAAQVANMIAPEHLEIAVADPWPVAGRIRHAGAMFLGNYAAESVGDYFAGPNHVLPTMGTARFSSGLSVATFCKKSNVIRVSESFTREHAGSIARLARLEGLEAHARAVEARLK; translated from the coding sequence ATGTCTGAAAAACCCTGCGCCACATATAGCTTTGCCGCCGCCGCCCAGGCTGCCGAACTGATAGCCCGCCTGGCCAGCCGCACGGCCGCCGACGGGGAGGATACCGCCAGAACCGAGGCCGCTGTCCGGGACATTTTGCGGAACGTGCGCGATAACGGGCTTCCCGCCGTCGTCGAATACACGCGCAAGTACGACTGCCCCACCTTCACGCCGGGCATGTTCGCCATTCCGCCCGAATTGTTGCGCGAGGCCGCGCAGAGCATTCCCGCCTCGGACCGGGACATCATCCGCGAGGCGGCCCGGCGCATCCGCACGTTCCACGAAGCCCAGAAGGAAAAGAACTGGTTCATGACGGACCCGTACGGCGCGCTCCTGGGCCAGGTGCTCACCCCTCTCGACCGGGTGGGGCTCTATGTCCCCGGCGGCCGGGGCGGGGAAACCCCGCTTATTTCCAGCCTGCTCATGAACGCCATCCCGGCCCAGGTGGCCGGGGTTGACGAGATCGCGGTGGTTTCCCCGCCGGGTCCGGACGGTTCCGTCAGTTCCTATATTCTGGCCGCCGCCTACGAGTTGGGCATCGCGGAAGTGTACGCCTGCGGCAGCGCCTGGGCCGTCGCGGCCCTGGCCTACGGCGCGGACTCCCTCGCTCCCGTGGATCTTGTGGCCGGTCCCGGCAATATCTGGGTGACCACGGCCAAAAAACTGCTGCTCGGCAAAATCGGCATCGACATGTTGGCCGGCCCCAGCGAGATCTGCGTCATCGCGGACAGCACCGCCCACCCGGCCTGGGTCGCGGCGGACATGCTCTCCCAGGCGGAACACGATCCCCTGGCCTCCGCCGTGTGCATCACCACGGACCCGGCCATGGCAGAGGCCGTGCAGGCCGAACTCGCGCGGCAGATGGAAACGCTGCCCCGCGCGGATATCGCCGCCAAATCCCTTGCCGGGTGGGGCGCTCTCGTCGTCGTGCCGGACCTGGCGACCGCCGCCCAGGTAGCCAACATGATCGCGCCGGAACACCTGGAAATCGCCGTGGCCGATCCCTGGCCCGTGGCCGGGAGGATCCGCCACGCCGGGGCCATGTTCCTCGGTAATTACGCGGCGGAAAGCGTCGGCGATTATTTTGCCGGGCCCAACCACGTGCTGCCCACCATGGGCACGGCGCGGTTTTCCTCCGGGCTTTCCGTTGCGACCTTCTGCAAAAAGAGTAATGTGATCCGGGTGAGCGAGTCGTTCACCCGTGAGCATGCGGGCAGCATCGCGCGCCTTGCGCGGCTCGAAGGGCTTGAAGCGCACGCGCGGGCCGTGGAAGCGCGGCTGAAATAG
- a CDS encoding putative GntR family transcriptional regulator (Evidence 3 : Function proposed based on presence of conserved amino acid motif, structural feature or limited homology), producing the protein MHIEKIKKTAPKVSELVMQAILNAVDSGTIKLNEDLLPERELATALDVSRGSLRESLAILEFLGVIEPRGNRKVVVKTSEHLQNVTDLIRLSENFDAVTDFVAFRRVNECAIVELACENATAEDLAKIARCIERMEQDPTDAEADPEFHMTLAMASRNALFATTYRLISGLMMDLRTRFLSKPGYYQKTLSEHRAIYEAVARRDKQAAKRIMKQHLKSILLFGTKGDGVEETDRQ; encoded by the coding sequence ATGCACATTGAAAAGATAAAAAAGACGGCGCCCAAAGTCTCCGAACTGGTCATGCAGGCCATCCTGAACGCCGTGGATTCGGGCACCATAAAACTGAATGAGGATCTCCTGCCGGAACGCGAATTGGCCACGGCTCTCGACGTCAGCCGGGGCTCCCTGCGGGAAAGCCTTGCCATTCTGGAATTCCTCGGCGTGATAGAACCTCGCGGCAACCGCAAGGTCGTGGTCAAGACTTCGGAACATCTCCAAAACGTCACCGATCTCATCCGCCTCTCGGAAAACTTTGATGCCGTGACGGACTTTGTGGCCTTCCGCCGGGTCAACGAATGCGCCATCGTTGAGCTCGCCTGTGAAAATGCCACAGCCGAGGACCTTGCCAAAATAGCGCGCTGCATCGAGCGTATGGAACAGGACCCGACGGATGCCGAGGCTGACCCTGAATTCCACATGACCCTGGCCATGGCCAGCCGCAACGCTCTGTTTGCCACGACCTACCGGCTAATCAGCGGCTTGATGATGGACCTGCGCACCCGGTTTCTCTCAAAACCGGGCTACTACCAAAAAACCCTCAGCGAGCACCGGGCCATTTACGAGGCCGTCGCCCGGCGGGACAAGCAGGCCGCCAAAAGGATCATGAAGCAGCACCTCAAAAGCATCCTTCTCTTCGGCACCAAGGGCGATGGGGTTGAGGAGACGGACCGGCAATAA
- a CDS encoding conserved membrane hypothetical protein (Evidence 4 : Homologs of previously reported genes of unknown function) — MTAVILVCVFAGLLSLNVPIAISLGMASIAALLHNDLGLAMIPSNVFSATSKFALLAVPFFILAGNIMEKSGISHKLIDFAQALVGHRKCGLALVCVVVSCFFAAISGSGPATVAALGTIIIPAMIANGYRKDTSSALMASAGAIGIIIPPSITFVIFGAISGTSIGKLFMAGVIPGLLVGLGLAVAAMWASRNSPLKLLPKASTADVWRAFKDAFWGLMMPVIILGGIYGGIFTPTEAAAISAVYGFAVGFFIYRTLKVKEFYDMADSLAQTAVVMFIMATASLFAWVMTVEGVASASSKLLVNVSNGNPILFLMILNVLLLAAGCVLDTASALYIFAPIYVPAGIAMGVDPVHLGVISIVNLAIGLVTPPVGVNLFMSCGIGGLNMKEIAKGLIPFLVSSILALLAITYIPWLSLFLPGLM, encoded by the coding sequence ATGACAGCCGTCATCCTGGTCTGTGTTTTTGCCGGTCTGCTCTCGCTGAACGTGCCCATTGCCATCAGCCTCGGCATGGCCAGTATCGCCGCATTGCTGCACAACGATCTCGGGTTGGCCATGATCCCGTCGAACGTGTTTTCGGCCACCAGCAAGTTCGCGTTGCTGGCCGTGCCGTTTTTTATTCTGGCCGGGAACATCATGGAGAAAAGCGGCATCTCCCACAAGCTGATCGATTTCGCCCAGGCCCTTGTCGGGCACCGTAAGTGCGGCCTGGCTCTGGTCTGCGTCGTCGTTTCCTGCTTTTTCGCGGCGATTTCCGGTTCGGGTCCGGCCACGGTGGCCGCGTTGGGGACCATCATCATTCCGGCCATGATCGCCAACGGGTACCGCAAGGATACCTCTTCCGCCCTGATGGCTTCCGCCGGGGCCATCGGCATCATTATCCCGCCTTCCATAACGTTCGTCATTTTCGGAGCCATTTCCGGGACCTCCATCGGCAAACTGTTCATGGCCGGGGTTATTCCCGGGCTGCTCGTCGGCCTTGGCCTGGCCGTCGCCGCCATGTGGGCTTCGCGGAACAGTCCGCTCAAGCTGCTGCCCAAGGCCAGCACGGCGGACGTGTGGCGTGCGTTCAAGGATGCCTTCTGGGGGCTGATGATGCCGGTTATTATCTTGGGCGGTATTTACGGCGGCATTTTTACGCCCACCGAAGCGGCGGCCATTTCCGCCGTGTACGGATTCGCTGTTGGTTTTTTTATCTACAGGACTCTGAAAGTAAAAGAATTTTATGATATGGCGGATTCGCTGGCCCAGACGGCGGTCGTCATGTTCATCATGGCCACCGCCAGCCTGTTCGCCTGGGTCATGACGGTCGAAGGCGTGGCTTCAGCCTCCAGCAAGCTGCTGGTCAACGTTTCCAACGGCAACCCCATCCTCTTCCTGATGATCCTCAACGTTCTTCTGCTCGCCGCGGGTTGTGTGCTGGATACGGCTTCGGCCCTGTACATCTTCGCCCCCATTTATGTTCCGGCTGGCATCGCCATGGGGGTGGACCCCGTCCATTTGGGCGTCATTTCCATTGTCAACCTGGCCATCGGCCTGGTGACGCCGCCGGTGGGGGTCAACCTGTTCATGTCCTGCGGCATCGGCGGTCTGAACATGAAGGAGATCGCCAAGGGACTGATACCGTTTCTGGTTTCCTCCATCCTGGCGCTGCTGGCCATCACCTATATACCCTGGCTGTCGTTGTTCCTGCCGGGATTGATGTAA
- a CDS encoding conserved membrane hypothetical protein (Evidence 4 : Homologs of previously reported genes of unknown function), with translation MKLLQNFEEYLGAVILVGMTGLTVANVFSRFVLKASISVTDELTTCLFVLLSLLGAAVCTKRGSHLGLTLLTDRMNAGNRRRCALLGSVLGALFCGIVFYYGIEMVVHEYVSEQLTLGMGWPEWIFGSFVPIGSALICLRFIQAGLAVAKKKEQEP, from the coding sequence TTGAAGCTGTTGCAAAATTTTGAAGAATATCTGGGAGCCGTCATCCTGGTGGGCATGACAGGCCTGACCGTGGCGAATGTTTTTTCCCGCTTTGTTCTCAAGGCCTCCATCTCGGTAACGGACGAGTTGACCACCTGCCTTTTCGTCCTCTTGAGCCTGCTGGGGGCTGCGGTCTGCACAAAACGCGGCTCACACCTCGGCCTGACGCTCCTTACCGACCGTATGAACGCCGGGAACCGGCGGCGCTGCGCGCTGCTCGGCAGCGTTCTGGGCGCGTTGTTCTGCGGCATAGTTTTCTATTACGGCATTGAAATGGTCGTCCACGAGTATGTATCAGAGCAATTGACCCTCGGCATGGGCTGGCCGGAATGGATTTTCGGCTCCTTCGTCCCCATCGGCAGCGCTCTCATCTGCTTGCGTTTCATCCAGGCAGGGCTCGCCGTGGCCAAAAAGAAGGAGCAAGAACCATGA
- a CDS encoding conserved exported hypothetical protein (Evidence 4 : Homologs of previously reported genes of unknown function), with protein sequence MKCRRFSAIVALCLSVALCGGLGESAAAVKKASLKMTVTGTEQGTDFITSVRFAELVKEKSGGAIKISVFSSDQLAGGNQTKGIEMLAQGITDIGIYANSTLAIIDERVSTCILPWTFTSYEQANTLFAGSAGEYTKQILDKKGIVYLDTTHNALRQVSNSKREIRKPEDVRHLKIRVPGGSIFLDTWKAFGADPIAMSWSEVFTALQQGTIDGQDNGVKTSDSNSIYEVNKFYTIWNYMYDGYPIIMNKKSWNKLDGEQRKILQEAATEACAWSRKMVETEEADLLKKFEQQGVKVTVLTEEEINVFKELVKPVIEKYKEKYGEEAMRAFGITQ encoded by the coding sequence ATGAAATGCAGACGGTTTTCCGCCATCGTGGCCCTTTGTCTCTCGGTCGCGCTTTGCGGTGGGCTTGGTGAAAGCGCTGCCGCGGTCAAGAAAGCTTCCTTGAAAATGACCGTAACCGGTACCGAACAGGGAACAGACTTCATAACCTCGGTCCGGTTTGCCGAACTGGTGAAAGAAAAAAGCGGCGGGGCCATCAAGATCTCTGTTTTTTCCTCGGACCAGCTGGCCGGCGGCAACCAGACCAAGGGCATCGAAATGCTGGCCCAGGGCATTACGGATATCGGCATCTACGCCAACAGCACCTTGGCGATCATCGACGAAAGGGTGAGCACCTGCATCCTTCCCTGGACCTTTACCAGCTATGAGCAGGCCAACACATTGTTTGCCGGTTCCGCCGGCGAGTATACCAAGCAGATTCTGGACAAAAAGGGCATAGTTTATCTTGATACCACCCATAACGCCCTGCGCCAGGTTTCCAACAGCAAGCGGGAGATCCGGAAGCCTGAAGACGTCAGGCATCTGAAAATCCGCGTGCCCGGGGGCTCCATTTTCCTGGATACCTGGAAAGCCTTTGGCGCGGACCCCATCGCCATGAGCTGGAGCGAAGTTTTCACCGCCTTGCAGCAGGGAACTATCGACGGCCAGGACAACGGCGTGAAAACGTCCGACTCCAACAGCATCTACGAAGTGAACAAATTTTATACCATATGGAACTACATGTATGACGGGTACCCCATCATCATGAACAAAAAAAGCTGGAACAAGCTGGATGGGGAGCAGCGCAAGATCCTGCAGGAAGCCGCCACCGAAGCCTGCGCCTGGAGCCGGAAAATGGTGGAAACCGAAGAAGCCGACCTGCTGAAAAAATTCGAACAGCAGGGTGTGAAGGTCACGGTTCTGACGGAAGAAGAAATCAATGTGTTCAAGGAACTGGTGAAGCCTGTCATCGAAAAATACAAGGAAAAATACGGCGAAGAAGCCATGAGGGCTTTCGGCATCACCCAGTGA
- the fabG gene encoding 3-oxoacyl-(acyl-carrier-protein) reductase 1 yields the protein MLFSLAGKVAIVTGCGKERGLGRAAALALGEQGATVIAADLEQDAVETTAAAVRSAGGKALALQLDVTSQESVDAMIKRAMDEFGRIDILVNNAGMSQRATIYELEMEDVRKLFEINWFGLFRCTKAAIDIMRKQQYGRIINMASAAGKQGGGFFGGPHYSASKAAVLGFSKNVARQTATDGITCNCICPGLIHTDMWSSMPKDAADRVISVIPMGRPGNPPEVAAAIAFLASDEASYITGEDIDVNGGTLMD from the coding sequence ATGCTTTTTTCATTAGCGGGTAAGGTGGCGATCGTTACCGGATGCGGCAAGGAAAGAGGTTTGGGAAGAGCGGCCGCTCTGGCTCTGGGCGAACAGGGCGCAACCGTGATAGCCGCCGATCTGGAGCAGGATGCGGTGGAAACCACGGCCGCGGCCGTCCGTTCCGCCGGAGGCAAGGCTCTTGCCCTCCAACTGGACGTGACCAGCCAGGAATCCGTGGATGCCATGATCAAGCGCGCCATGGACGAGTTCGGACGGATCGATATCCTGGTCAACAATGCCGGGATGTCGCAGCGCGCAACCATTTACGAGCTTGAAATGGAAGACGTCCGCAAACTTTTCGAGATCAACTGGTTCGGCCTGTTCCGCTGCACTAAAGCGGCGATCGATATCATGCGTAAGCAGCAATACGGCCGCATCATCAACATGGCTTCCGCCGCCGGCAAGCAGGGTGGCGGCTTTTTCGGCGGCCCCCACTACTCGGCCTCCAAGGCGGCGGTTCTCGGTTTTTCCAAAAACGTGGCCCGGCAGACCGCCACGGACGGCATTACCTGCAACTGCATCTGCCCCGGCCTTATCCACACCGACATGTGGAGTTCCATGCCCAAAGACGCGGCGGACCGCGTCATCAGCGTGATTCCCATGGGCCGCCCGGGCAACCCCCCGGAGGTGGCCGCGGCCATCGCCTTCCTGGCTTCGGACGAAGCCTCCTACATCACGGGTGAAGATATCGACGTAAACGGCGGCACGTTGATGGATTAG
- a CDS encoding conserved hypothetical protein (Evidence 4 : Homologs of previously reported genes of unknown function), with protein sequence MLHSMTGFGRCFLEDDTLTQTWEIRSVNNRFLDIKWRLPLFVRPLESRLERIVKKHASRGRVEITLNAQFTACPSAPQFNAAQAAAMVDTVAALAASRGDAFEPDYNRLLSMTTLWQEESDEMDDDRIAVLEQGLTTALADWNESRRVEAKALEKDILTRVLRMEEWLSLIEENAPAVKEERFETVRDRVQELLEQRGQALDESRFLQEIALLADKLDVSEEITRLNAHLDRLRELLASGEDAGRRLDFTMQEAFREINTCGNKIQNAQISRLVVDFKNELEKCREQVQNLE encoded by the coding sequence ATGTTGCACAGCATGACCGGTTTCGGCCGCTGCTTTCTTGAAGACGACACCCTGACCCAGACCTGGGAAATCCGCAGCGTCAACAACCGCTTTCTGGATATCAAATGGCGGTTGCCGCTCTTTGTGCGGCCCCTGGAAAGCCGCCTGGAGCGCATCGTCAAAAAACACGCCTCGCGCGGCCGGGTGGAGATCACCCTGAACGCCCAGTTCACGGCCTGCCCGTCCGCCCCGCAGTTCAACGCGGCCCAGGCCGCCGCCATGGTGGATACCGTCGCGGCGCTCGCGGCCTCGCGCGGCGACGCTTTCGAGCCGGATTACAACCGGCTGCTTTCCATGACCACCCTCTGGCAGGAGGAATCCGACGAGATGGACGACGACCGCATCGCCGTCCTGGAACAGGGGCTCACCACCGCGCTCGCGGACTGGAACGAATCCCGCCGGGTCGAGGCCAAGGCCCTGGAAAAGGATATTCTGACCCGCGTGCTGCGCATGGAGGAGTGGCTCTCCCTCATTGAGGAGAACGCCCCGGCCGTCAAGGAAGAGCGGTTCGAAACCGTGCGCGACCGGGTGCAGGAACTTCTGGAACAGCGCGGCCAAGCCCTGGATGAAAGCCGGTTCCTGCAGGAAATCGCGCTGCTCGCGGACAAGCTCGACGTTTCCGAGGAAATCACCCGTTTGAACGCGCACCTCGACCGGTTGCGCGAGTTGCTCGCCTCCGGCGAGGACGCGGGCCGCCGTCTCGACTTCACCATGCAGGAGGCCTTCCGGGAGATCAACACCTGCGGCAACAAGATCCAGAACGCGCAGATCTCGCGCCTTGTGGTGGATTTCAAGAACGAACTGGAAAAGTGCCGCGAGCAGGTACAGAATCTGGAGTAA
- a CDS encoding conserved hypothetical protein (Evidence 4 : Homologs of previously reported genes of unknown function) encodes MTAQVSQERLLNIGFGNLILASRVVAIVNSSSSPMRRLREDAKEAGRLIDATQGRKTRSIIITDSNHVILCAVQAETIGQRVIQEEKR; translated from the coding sequence ATGACGGCGCAAGTCTCCCAGGAACGGCTCCTCAACATCGGGTTCGGCAACCTCATCCTTGCGTCCCGCGTGGTGGCCATCGTCAACTCGTCCTCGTCCCCCATGCGGCGGCTCCGCGAGGACGCCAAAGAGGCGGGCCGCCTCATCGACGCGACCCAGGGCCGCAAAACCCGGTCCATCATCATTACCGACTCCAACCATGTGATCCTCTGCGCCGTGCAGGCGGAGACCATCGGCCAGCGCGTGATTCAGGAGGAAAAACGCTGA
- the gmk gene encoding guanylate kinase (Evidence 2a : Function of homologous gene experimentally demonstrated in an other organism; PubMedId : 8390989; Product type e : enzyme), which produces MRNRPGIALVLCAPSGAGKTTLTKRLLEEFPSFAFSVSCTTRLPRPGEADGKDYHFLTPEKFRELRGAGYFAEWAEVHGNCYGTPLSATLATLASGRDLLFDIDVQGAAQLKKTLPQAYFIFILPPSRAILEERLRGRGSETEESLAKRMANARAEIAEAPWFDAVIVNDSLDEAYADLCAAYRAASLCPSRRPDLITNLLKEWE; this is translated from the coding sequence ATGCGCAACCGCCCCGGCATTGCCCTGGTGCTTTGCGCGCCCTCGGGCGCCGGCAAAACCACCTTGACCAAACGGCTGCTGGAGGAATTTCCTTCCTTCGCCTTCTCCGTTTCCTGCACCACCCGCCTCCCGCGCCCCGGCGAGGCGGACGGCAAGGACTACCACTTCCTGACCCCGGAAAAATTCCGGGAACTGCGCGGCGCGGGCTACTTCGCGGAATGGGCGGAGGTACACGGCAACTGCTACGGCACGCCGCTTAGCGCAACGCTCGCGACCCTGGCCTCCGGCCGGGACCTGCTGTTCGACATCGACGTGCAGGGCGCGGCCCAGCTGAAAAAAACCTTGCCTCAAGCCTATTTCATCTTCATTCTTCCCCCTTCCAGGGCGATTCTGGAAGAGCGCCTGCGGGGGCGCGGCTCGGAAACAGAGGAATCCCTCGCCAAACGGATGGCCAACGCTAGAGCGGAAATCGCCGAAGCGCCCTGGTTCGACGCCGTCATCGTCAACGACTCGCTGGACGAGGCTTACGCGGACCTGTGCGCCGCGTACCGCGCGGCCTCCCTTTGCCCGTCCCGGCGGCCCGACCTTATAACGAACCTCCTCAAGGAGTGGGAATGA
- the pyrF gene encoding Orotidine 5'-phosphate decarboxylase codes for MSASLVLALDFPGAKEALPLARQLKGVVPWMKVGLELFTAEGPRVIAELKDMGFKVFLDLKFHDIPNTVKGAAKSAASLGADITTIHHAGGERMAKAALEGVLEANYPTRVFAISILTSTSPEEAGFASAAEVTKAVAAKALQAKTWGLPGIVCSGHEAAAVKAATGPDFLCLCPGIRLEDGGNDDQRRVMTPALAVKAGADFLVMGRPIARAADPRAAALAALENMAKA; via the coding sequence ATGAGCGCAAGCCTCGTCCTGGCCCTGGATTTCCCCGGCGCGAAAGAAGCCCTGCCCCTTGCCCGGCAGCTCAAGGGCGTGGTGCCCTGGATGAAGGTGGGGCTGGAACTTTTCACCGCCGAGGGGCCGCGCGTTATCGCCGAGTTGAAGGATATGGGCTTCAAGGTCTTTCTCGATTTGAAGTTTCACGATATCCCCAATACCGTCAAAGGAGCCGCCAAAAGCGCGGCATCCCTCGGCGCGGATATCACCACCATCCACCATGCGGGCGGCGAGCGCATGGCAAAGGCGGCGCTTGAGGGCGTTCTTGAGGCGAACTACCCCACCCGCGTTTTCGCCATCAGCATTCTGACCAGCACCAGCCCGGAGGAAGCCGGGTTCGCGTCCGCCGCCGAGGTGACGAAAGCCGTCGCCGCCAAGGCCCTGCAAGCGAAAACGTGGGGGCTGCCCGGCATCGTGTGCTCCGGCCACGAGGCCGCGGCGGTCAAGGCCGCGACCGGGCCGGACTTTCTCTGCCTTTGCCCGGGCATCCGATTGGAAGACGGCGGCAACGACGACCAGCGCCGGGTCATGACCCCGGCCCTTGCGGTAAAGGCGGGGGCGGATTTCCTGGTCATGGGCCGCCCCATCGCGCGCGCGGCGGACCCGCGCGCCGCGGCCCTCGCCGCATTGGAAAACATGGCGAAAGCGTGA
- a CDS encoding Tetratricopeptide repeat family protein yields the protein MSEQHHPEKKGIEGVFSNQEVRKVGTGTTTRKTIQKSYWYAIEQENGDIELQPLNLNYVPSGPKKRISKDEFLENFSPEPEFYVSNVFPKIKEVNKTIARADRHRQNKEYFSAEMEYGNALKIDEDNIRANFGLGITYLERGENNKAEDILTRLVKLDGAFEAEHKHLFNDFGINLRKNGMYDQSIAYYTRALELTTHDENLYYNVARAYLEKKDPGSALEYLLKGLELNPTQDTLLKFLMWMITKELVPADKKPAVAAALQKAKAAAREQASQNPEKPAEQPATADGETREAAPPQPAEGENG from the coding sequence ATGTCCGAGCAGCATCACCCTGAAAAAAAAGGCATCGAAGGCGTTTTTTCCAACCAGGAAGTACGCAAGGTGGGCACGGGCACAACGACCCGCAAGACCATCCAGAAGTCATACTGGTATGCCATCGAGCAGGAAAACGGCGATATCGAGTTGCAGCCGTTGAACCTCAATTACGTGCCTTCCGGCCCCAAAAAGCGCATTTCCAAAGACGAGTTCCTGGAAAATTTCTCTCCGGAACCGGAATTTTACGTCAGCAACGTCTTTCCGAAGATCAAGGAAGTCAACAAGACCATCGCGCGCGCCGACCGCCACCGCCAGAACAAGGAATATTTCAGCGCGGAAATGGAGTACGGCAACGCGCTCAAAATCGACGAGGACAACATCCGCGCCAACTTCGGCCTGGGCATCACCTACCTGGAACGCGGGGAAAACAACAAGGCCGAGGATATCCTGACCCGTCTGGTGAAGCTCGACGGCGCGTTTGAAGCCGAACACAAGCATCTGTTCAACGACTTCGGCATCAACCTGCGCAAGAACGGCATGTACGACCAGAGCATTGCCTACTACACCCGCGCGCTGGAACTTACCACCCACGACGAGAACCTGTACTACAACGTTGCCCGCGCCTATCTGGAAAAAAAGGACCCCGGCTCCGCCCTGGAGTATCTCCTCAAGGGCCTTGAGCTGAACCCCACCCAGGATACCCTGCTCAAATTTCTCATGTGGATGATAACAAAGGAACTTGTTCCGGCGGATAAAAAACCGGCGGTCGCCGCCGCGCTCCAAAAGGCCAAGGCCGCCGCCCGGGAACAGGCTTCCCAAAACCCGGAAAAACCGGCGGAACAGCCCGCCACGGCTGACGGCGAAACGCGGGAGGCGGCCCCTCCGCAACCCGCGGAAGGGGAAAACGGATGA
- a CDS encoding putative signal transduction protein (Evidence 3 : Function proposed based on presence of conserved amino acid motif, structural feature or limited homology) — MRERYEKAQAFLENLAEKSPDLPFEPSLLPDLFASTAEDSIKSMEHIGKLVEQSQGLASRILRLANSAYYGMQTKVSSLGHAVRILGLREVRNIILQLGMSSAVARMPLPKGFPFEKLWEHQLFTASIARGAGKAMPLNTKEISPDDLYAAGLLHDMGKTMLAAYCPGDWIAINDLATCEGIPFHQAEENYWGLDHAVVGARLLTFWGIPVKLTELVSWHHLPHHAKPEYQAPARVLAAANLLAHNVDHMPSLDDFDLPESVTSTLLMGADPEKLQESIAANCNVDRVRSMAKTVMEQ; from the coding sequence ATGAGAGAACGGTACGAAAAAGCCCAGGCGTTTTTGGAGAATCTTGCGGAAAAAAGCCCGGACCTGCCCTTTGAGCCCAGCCTCCTGCCGGACCTCTTCGCCTCAACGGCCGAGGATTCCATCAAAAGCATGGAGCATATAGGCAAGCTTGTGGAACAAAGCCAAGGGCTTGCCTCGCGCATCCTGCGGCTCGCGAACTCCGCCTATTACGGCATGCAGACGAAAGTCTCCTCCCTCGGGCACGCCGTGCGCATCCTGGGGCTGCGGGAGGTGCGCAACATCATCCTGCAGCTCGGCATGTCCTCCGCCGTGGCCAGAATGCCCTTGCCCAAGGGGTTCCCCTTTGAAAAATTGTGGGAACACCAGCTTTTCACCGCCAGCATAGCGCGCGGCGCGGGCAAGGCCATGCCGCTCAACACAAAGGAAATCTCCCCGGACGACCTCTATGCCGCCGGGCTTCTTCACGACATGGGCAAGACCATGCTCGCGGCATACTGCCCCGGGGACTGGATCGCCATCAACGACCTGGCGACCTGCGAGGGCATCCCCTTCCATCAGGCCGAGGAAAATTACTGGGGCCTGGACCATGCGGTTGTCGGCGCGCGGCTGCTCACCTTCTGGGGCATTCCCGTCAAACTGACCGAGTTGGTCAGCTGGCATCACCTGCCGCACCATGCAAAGCCCGAATACCAAGCCCCGGCCCGCGTTCTGGCTGCGGCCAACCTTCTGGCCCACAACGTTGACCACATGCCCTCCCTTGATGATTTCGACCTGCCCGAGAGCGTCACCTCGACCCTTCTCATGGGCGCCGACCCCGAAAAACTGCAAGAGAGCATCGCCGCCAACTGCAACGTGGACAGGGTCCGGAGCATGGCGAAAACAGTTATGGAACAATGA